A genomic region of Methanobacterium sp. SMA-27 contains the following coding sequences:
- a CDS encoding response regulator translates to MNPTMSNPIEILLVEDNPGDVRLIKEVFKDAKIFNSMQVAYDGEVAMDILRKLGQYKDAANPDLILLDLNLPKKDGREVLREIKNDERLKCIPVVILTTSNAEEDLIETYKRNANCYITKPVDLDQFINVVKSIENFWLSIVKLPTR, encoded by the coding sequence ATGAATCCTACTATGAGCAATCCAATTGAAATATTACTTGTTGAGGACAATCCCGGTGATGTTCGTTTGATTAAAGAAGTATTTAAAGACGCCAAAATATTCAATTCAATGCAGGTTGCATACGATGGAGAAGTAGCAATGGATATCCTTCGTAAACTGGGTCAATACAAAGATGCAGCAAATCCAGATCTTATATTATTGGATTTAAACCTTCCAAAAAAGGATGGAAGAGAGGTTTTAAGGGAAATTAAAAATGATGAAAGACTTAAATGCATTCCTGTTGTAATACTCACCACATCCAATGCAGAAGAAGATCTCATTGAAACGTACAAAAGGAATGCCAATTGTTACATCACCAAACCAGTGGACCTTGATCAATTCATCAACGTTGTGAAGTCCATAGAAAATTTCTGGTTAAGCATTGTAAAACTTCCAACTAGGTGA